One part of the Rhizophagus irregularis chromosome 25, complete sequence genome encodes these proteins:
- a CDS encoding 60S ribosomal protein uL13, producing the protein MSTFEKVVVVDGKGHLIGRLASIVAKQILTGQKVVIVRAEELNVSGSFFRNKIKYHDYLRKRMIVNPARGPFHFRAPSKLFYKTIRGMIPHKTARGAEALKRLKIFEGIPPPYDKKKRMVVPDALRVLRLKPGRKYTTISRLSNEVGWKYGEVVKKLEEKRKVKSKEFYERKKKLEKIKNQAFKNKAGDLSTIKQGISAFGY; encoded by the exons ATGAGCACTTTTGAGAag gtGGTTGTTGTTGACGGTAAAGGTCACTTAATCGGACGGTTGGCATCCATTGTAGCAAAACAGATATTAACTGGACAAAAAGTTGTTATTGTTCGTGCTGAGGAATTAAATGTATCAGGATCTTTTTTCCGAAATAAGA TCAAGTATCATGATTACCTTCGTAAACGTATGATTGTCAACCCTGCACGTGGTCCTTTCCACTTTCGTGCACCTTCCAAGCTCTTTTACAAAACTATACGTGGCATGATTCCACATAAGACTGCGCGTGGTGCAGAAGCCTTGAAACGTCTCAAGATTTTTGAAGGAATACCACCTCCATATGATAAGAAAAAGCGTATGGTTGTTCCTGACGCTTTGAGAGTTTTGCGATTGAAACCTGGTCGTAAATATACTACAATCTCACGTCTTTCTAATGAAGTTGGCTGGAAATATGGAGAAGTTGTTAAGAAACTTGAAGAAAAACGTAAAGTTAaaagtaaagaattttatgagcgtaaaaagaaattggaaaaaattaagaatCAGGCTTTCAAGAATAAGGCAGGAGATTTATCAACTATTAAACAAGGGATTTCTGCTTTTggttattga